One Actinoplanes missouriensis 431 DNA segment encodes these proteins:
- a CDS encoding acetyl-CoA C-acetyltransferase, with the protein MTTEAFIYDAVRTPRGRGKKTGSLHGVKPLSLVVGLIDELRRRFPDIDPAEIDDVVLGVVSPLGDQGADIAKTAAIASGLPYTTAGVQLNRFCGSGLEAVNIAAQKVRSGWEDLVLAGGVESMSRVPMGSDGGAWALDPETNLNTDFIPQGISADLIATLDGYSREDVDTYAVGSQQRAAKAWQNGYFDKSVVPVRDRNGLLVLDRDEHIRADSTVESLGTLPASFAVIGDQGGFDAVALQKYHWVEKINHVHSPGNSSGIVDGAALVLIGSEAAGVRAGVQPRARIVAAALSGADPTIMLTGPAPAARKALDKAGLTVDDLDLVEINEAFAAVVLHFIDDLKLDPEIVNVNGGAIAMGHPLGATGAMILGTLVDELERRGGRYGLATLCIGGGMGIATIVERL; encoded by the coding sequence GTGACTACCGAGGCCTTCATCTACGACGCCGTGCGGACTCCGCGCGGCCGCGGCAAGAAGACCGGTTCGCTGCACGGGGTGAAGCCCCTCTCGCTGGTCGTCGGACTCATCGACGAACTGCGCCGGCGCTTCCCCGACATCGACCCGGCCGAGATCGACGACGTCGTGCTCGGCGTCGTGTCGCCGCTCGGCGACCAGGGCGCCGACATCGCCAAGACCGCGGCGATCGCCTCCGGCCTGCCCTACACGACGGCCGGTGTCCAGCTCAACCGCTTCTGCGGCTCCGGGCTGGAAGCCGTCAACATCGCGGCGCAGAAGGTCCGCTCCGGCTGGGAGGACCTGGTCCTGGCCGGCGGCGTCGAGTCGATGTCGCGGGTGCCGATGGGCTCCGACGGCGGCGCCTGGGCGCTCGACCCGGAGACCAACCTGAACACCGACTTCATCCCGCAGGGCATCAGCGCCGACCTGATCGCCACGCTCGACGGGTACAGCCGCGAGGACGTCGACACGTACGCGGTGGGCTCGCAGCAGCGGGCCGCGAAGGCCTGGCAGAACGGGTACTTCGACAAGTCGGTGGTGCCGGTCCGCGACCGCAACGGCCTGCTGGTCCTGGACCGCGACGAGCACATCCGCGCGGACAGCACGGTGGAGAGCCTCGGCACGCTGCCCGCGTCGTTCGCGGTGATCGGCGACCAGGGCGGCTTCGACGCCGTCGCGCTGCAGAAATACCACTGGGTCGAGAAGATCAACCACGTCCACTCGCCGGGCAACTCGTCGGGCATCGTGGACGGCGCGGCGCTCGTGCTGATCGGCTCGGAGGCGGCCGGCGTGCGCGCCGGGGTCCAGCCCCGCGCCCGGATCGTGGCCGCCGCGCTCAGCGGCGCCGACCCGACGATCATGCTGACCGGCCCCGCCCCGGCCGCCCGTAAGGCGCTCGACAAGGCCGGTCTCACCGTCGACGACCTGGACCTGGTCGAGATCAACGAGGCGTTCGCCGCCGTCGTGCTGCACTTCATCGACGACCTCAAGCTCGACCCGGAGATCGTCAACGTCAACGGCGGCGCGATCGCCATGGGACACCCGCTGGGCGCCACCGGCGCCATGATCCTCGGCACCCTCGTCGACGAGCTGGAGCGGCGCGGCGGCCGGTACGGCCTGGCCACCCTCTGCATCGGCGGCGGCATGGGCATCGCCACCATCGTCGAGCGGCTCTGA
- a CDS encoding 3-hydroxyacyl-CoA dehydrogenase NAD-binding domain-containing protein — protein sequence MTETIRWDQGEDGIVVLTLDDPARRANTMNDAYVRSMGQTVDRLYAERDSITGVIITSAKKSWFAGGDLDQLGSVPADRGADVFALGTEVKGQLRRLETLGKPVVAAINGSALGGGLELALATHRRIALNNPRLEVGLPEVTLGLLPAGGGVVRTVRLLGLFVALTQVLLKGTRHRAPAAKELGLIDELVDTPEQLLAAAREWILANPAAAQPWDTKGYRIPGGTPSTPALAAQLPAFPANLRKQLKGAPYPAPRNILSAAVEGAQVDVDTAFTIETRYFVELVTGTVAKNMIKAFFFDLNEVTSRDIGDVPPIRKIAVLGAGMMGAAIAYVSAKSGVDVVLRDVSLEGAQRGKAYSEKLVAKDVGRGRISQEKGQALLDRITATADVADLAGADVVIEAVFEDPALKHKVFAEIEGIVAPDALLCSNTSTLPITLLAEGVRRQADFIGLHFFSPVDKMPLVEIIKGAQTSDLTVSRALGVVRLLRKTPIVVNDSRGFFTSRVIGTFTNEGISMLAEGVPPASIEQASSQAGYPAPVLQLMDELTLTLPRKIRKEYQAAAGDSYVPHPADGVIDRMIDEFERPGRSGGAGFYSYADGKRTGLWEGLSAFATPAGREIPFEDLKERMLFIEAIETVKCLDEGVLTSVAEANVGSILGIGYPGWTGGVLQYINQYAGGLPGFVARARELAERYGERFTPPPLLVSKASAGETFA from the coding sequence ATGACCGAGACCATCCGCTGGGATCAGGGTGAGGACGGCATCGTCGTGCTCACCCTCGACGACCCGGCCCGCCGCGCCAACACCATGAACGACGCGTACGTGCGCAGCATGGGCCAGACCGTCGACCGCCTCTACGCCGAACGCGACAGCATCACCGGCGTCATCATCACCTCGGCCAAGAAGTCCTGGTTCGCCGGCGGCGACCTGGACCAGCTCGGCAGCGTACCGGCCGACCGCGGCGCGGACGTCTTCGCGCTCGGCACCGAGGTCAAGGGCCAGCTGCGCCGGCTCGAGACGCTCGGCAAGCCGGTGGTGGCCGCGATCAACGGCTCCGCCCTCGGCGGCGGCCTGGAGCTGGCGCTGGCGACCCACCGCCGGATCGCGCTGAACAACCCGCGCCTGGAGGTCGGCCTCCCCGAGGTCACCCTGGGACTGCTGCCGGCCGGTGGCGGCGTCGTGCGTACCGTGCGGCTCCTGGGTCTGTTCGTGGCCCTCACCCAGGTGCTGCTCAAGGGCACCCGGCACCGCGCGCCGGCCGCCAAGGAGCTGGGCCTGATCGACGAGCTGGTGGACACCCCGGAGCAGCTGCTCGCCGCGGCGCGGGAGTGGATCCTGGCGAACCCGGCCGCAGCCCAGCCGTGGGACACCAAGGGTTACCGGATCCCGGGTGGCACGCCGTCCACCCCGGCGCTCGCCGCGCAGCTGCCGGCCTTCCCGGCGAACCTGCGCAAGCAGCTCAAGGGCGCGCCCTACCCGGCGCCGCGCAACATCCTGTCGGCCGCGGTCGAGGGCGCGCAGGTCGACGTGGACACCGCGTTCACCATCGAGACGCGCTACTTCGTCGAGCTGGTCACCGGCACGGTCGCCAAGAACATGATCAAGGCGTTCTTCTTCGACCTGAACGAGGTCACCTCCCGCGACATCGGCGACGTGCCGCCGATCAGGAAGATCGCGGTGCTCGGCGCCGGCATGATGGGCGCCGCGATCGCCTACGTGTCCGCGAAGTCCGGCGTGGACGTGGTGCTCCGGGACGTCTCGCTGGAGGGCGCCCAGCGCGGTAAGGCGTACTCGGAGAAGCTCGTCGCCAAGGACGTCGGCCGGGGCCGCATCAGCCAGGAGAAGGGCCAGGCCCTGCTCGACCGGATCACCGCGACCGCCGACGTCGCCGACCTGGCCGGCGCGGACGTGGTGATCGAGGCGGTCTTCGAGGACCCGGCGCTCAAGCACAAGGTGTTCGCCGAGATCGAGGGCATCGTGGCGCCGGACGCGCTGCTCTGCTCGAACACCTCGACCCTGCCGATCACCCTGCTCGCCGAGGGTGTGCGCCGCCAGGCGGACTTCATCGGCCTGCACTTCTTCTCCCCGGTCGACAAGATGCCCCTGGTCGAGATCATCAAGGGTGCGCAGACCAGCGATCTCACTGTCAGTCGCGCGCTCGGCGTGGTGCGGCTGCTGCGCAAGACGCCGATCGTGGTCAACGACAGCCGGGGCTTCTTCACCAGCCGGGTGATCGGCACGTTCACCAACGAGGGCATCTCGATGCTCGCCGAGGGTGTGCCGCCGGCCAGCATCGAGCAGGCCAGCAGCCAGGCCGGGTACCCCGCGCCGGTGCTGCAGCTGATGGACGAGCTCACGCTGACGCTGCCCCGGAAGATCCGCAAGGAGTACCAGGCGGCGGCCGGCGACTCCTATGTCCCGCACCCCGCCGATGGCGTGATCGACCGGATGATCGACGAGTTCGAGCGCCCGGGGCGGTCCGGCGGCGCGGGCTTCTACTCCTACGCCGACGGCAAGCGGACCGGGCTGTGGGAGGGACTCTCCGCCTTCGCCACCCCGGCCGGCCGGGAGATCCCGTTCGAGGACCTCAAGGAGCGGATGCTCTTCATCGAGGCGATCGAGACCGTCAAGTGCCTGGACGAGGGCGTGCTGACCTCGGTGGCCGAGGCCAACGTCGGGTCCATCCTCGGCATCGGCTACCCCGGCTGGACCGGCGGCGTGCTGCAGTACATCAACCAGTACGCGGGCGGCCTTCCCGGCTTCGTGGCCCGCGCCCGGGAGCTGGCCGAGCGTTACGGTGAGCGGTTCACCCCGCCGCCGCTGCTGGTCTCCAAGGCCTCGGCCGGGGAGACCTTCGCCTGA
- a CDS encoding PIG-L deacetylase family protein yields MTSTSISDLGTILGVWAHPDDEAYLSGGLMALAADAGSRVVCVTATRGELGGDPGRRSAELHACLGLLGVSEHRWLGYADGGCARIPPSGAIARLCAIIEEVRPDTVVSFGPDGNTGHPDHRAVGRWVEAAVSWAAPGTRLLQSAVTDDWASRWAGVNTRFDVFEPGYPVRVAASALSLHLVLDGAPLERKVRALGTQASQTAGLIAAMGPAEYAGWVADEAFVERRPVLPGAWHPVCSRCWWDVTSARWQCAGSAMAGPVTRTGSGG; encoded by the coding sequence ATGACTTCCACATCGATCAGCGATCTCGGCACGATCCTCGGCGTCTGGGCGCACCCCGACGACGAGGCCTACCTCTCCGGCGGACTGATGGCCCTCGCGGCCGACGCCGGGTCGCGCGTGGTCTGCGTGACGGCCACTCGTGGCGAGCTCGGCGGCGACCCCGGCCGGCGGTCGGCCGAGCTGCACGCCTGTCTTGGCCTGCTGGGGGTGTCCGAGCATCGATGGCTCGGCTACGCCGACGGCGGGTGCGCCCGCATCCCGCCGAGCGGCGCGATCGCCCGGCTCTGCGCGATCATCGAGGAGGTCCGGCCGGACACCGTGGTGTCGTTCGGGCCGGACGGCAACACCGGGCACCCCGACCATCGGGCGGTCGGGCGATGGGTCGAGGCCGCGGTCTCCTGGGCGGCGCCCGGCACCCGGCTGCTGCAGTCGGCCGTCACCGATGACTGGGCGTCCCGGTGGGCGGGCGTCAACACGCGGTTCGACGTCTTCGAGCCGGGTTACCCGGTCCGGGTCGCGGCGTCCGCGCTGTCGCTGCACCTGGTGCTCGACGGGGCTCCCCTGGAGCGCAAGGTCCGGGCGCTCGGCACGCAGGCCAGCCAGACCGCGGGCCTGATCGCGGCGATGGGTCCCGCCGAGTACGCCGGCTGGGTCGCCGACGAGGCCTTCGTGGAGCGCCGGCCGGTCCTGCCCGGCGCCTGGCACCCGGTCTGCTCCCGCTGCTGGTGGGACGTCACCAGCGCCCGCTGGCAGTGCGCGGGATCCGCGATGGCGGGGCCGGTCACCCGTACCGGAAGTGGTGGGTGA
- a CDS encoding phosphotransferase — MSERELPGGRTGGAVRLGDTVRRPAGPWTPAVTALLKHLEDAGFDGAPAPRGLDEQGREILTLLPGETLGDERPWPAWTHSDETLWQVAQWLREYHAVVAGFEPPRDAVWRKGGAWEPGLIIGHNDAAPCNAVWSGERVTGFYGWDFAGPVTVAADLAFTAFAWVPLSAREVAAAEGFTAFADRPRRLRLMLDAYGWRGDTSLIVREVRDRISASIHDIRRLAAAGDAGCRKLVDAGYDGDLAAAVRELATFPR, encoded by the coding sequence ATGAGCGAACGCGAGTTACCCGGCGGCCGGACCGGGGGTGCGGTTCGCCTCGGCGACACCGTCCGCCGGCCGGCCGGTCCCTGGACACCTGCGGTCACCGCGCTGCTGAAACACCTGGAGGACGCCGGGTTCGACGGCGCGCCGGCGCCCCGCGGCCTCGACGAGCAGGGGCGGGAGATCCTCACCCTGCTGCCCGGCGAGACCCTCGGCGACGAGCGTCCGTGGCCCGCCTGGACGCACAGCGACGAGACGTTGTGGCAAGTCGCACAGTGGTTGCGGGAGTACCACGCGGTGGTGGCCGGCTTCGAGCCGCCGCGGGACGCGGTGTGGCGCAAGGGCGGGGCGTGGGAGCCCGGACTGATCATCGGGCACAACGACGCGGCGCCCTGCAACGCGGTCTGGTCCGGCGAGCGGGTCACCGGGTTCTACGGGTGGGACTTCGCCGGTCCGGTCACGGTCGCGGCGGATCTGGCGTTCACGGCGTTCGCCTGGGTGCCGCTCAGCGCGCGGGAGGTGGCCGCCGCCGAGGGCTTCACCGCGTTCGCCGACCGGCCGCGGCGGCTGCGGCTGATGCTCGACGCGTACGGGTGGCGGGGCGACACCTCGCTGATCGTGCGGGAGGTCCGGGACCGGATCAGCGCGTCCATCCACGACATCCGGCGGCTCGCGGCAGCGGGCGATGCGGGATGCCGGAAGCTGGTGGACGCCGGGTACGACGGGGACCTCGCGGCAGCGGTGAGGGAACTCGCGACGTTCCCGCGCTGA
- a CDS encoding PadR family transcriptional regulator: MAGSAPDSGWLRATLEMTVLAALTEGDRHGYALAQRLGDEGFGTIRGGVLYPVLNRLETEAAVSSAWQAGEGGPGRKVYAITEAGRRRLDEQWQSWQRFTTTLDGFLRQTMEDR, encoded by the coding sequence ATGGCCGGATCGGCGCCGGATTCGGGCTGGCTGCGCGCCACCCTGGAGATGACGGTCCTCGCCGCGCTGACCGAAGGCGACAGACATGGGTACGCACTGGCCCAGCGCCTCGGCGACGAGGGCTTCGGCACGATCCGGGGCGGGGTGCTCTACCCGGTGCTCAACCGGCTGGAGACCGAGGCCGCGGTCAGCTCGGCCTGGCAGGCCGGCGAGGGCGGGCCGGGCCGCAAGGTCTACGCGATCACCGAAGCGGGACGGCGCCGGCTGGACGAGCAGTGGCAGTCCTGGCAGCGGTTCACAACCACCCTCGACGGGTTCCTGCGGCAGACGATGGAGGATCGATGA
- a CDS encoding ABC transporter ATP-binding protein, translated as MPDMARWRDLRQLTRGYRRWIALAAALSLLGSALALAQPLLAGKAIDTAAGGTVPWPVLGVLGGLFIAQASALALARWVQAYTGETMTRDLRRTVAGHVLRMRLSVLDRVRTGDVIARACGDTTIVKTLVAQSLGTGVAGIAGLIATVLVLGWLDRWLLALVVLLFSVAVGSLLAVVSRLRVASRMAQTAEGALTADLERALGGLRTVRACRAEPVEAARIDRAAGRAYTSNLRMAGLVALSGPTNDLAVSGAFLAVLLVGSTRVAAGETSLGRLVAFTLAMTYLSAPIYEIFQAVSAVQQGSGALHRINEVLSLPTERDHPVGIVPVQRHAGPVLEFRDVWFGYDPSRPVLRGISFAVPSRGHIALVGPSGAGKSTIFALAERFYEPDRGAVLLNGRDVRFTPYDRHRAAVGLVEQDCPLLAGSLRENLLYGAGPAVSESELSRVLAMTGLTGVVAALPRGLDTPVGERGRQLSGGQRQRVAIARCLLARPRVILLDEPTAHLDADSERALAVALREVAAVCALVVIAHRFSTVRSADRVLVIEGGVVAAEGTHEELLHVDEYYRRLAAQPLHP; from the coding sequence ATGCCCGATATGGCTCGCTGGCGGGATCTGCGGCAGCTCACCCGCGGGTACCGCCGGTGGATCGCCCTCGCCGCCGCGCTCAGCCTCCTCGGCTCGGCCCTCGCCCTCGCGCAGCCGCTGCTCGCCGGCAAGGCGATCGACACGGCCGCCGGCGGAACCGTCCCGTGGCCGGTCCTCGGCGTCCTCGGCGGGCTGTTCATCGCGCAGGCGTCCGCGCTGGCGCTGGCCCGCTGGGTGCAGGCCTACACCGGCGAGACCATGACCCGGGACCTGCGCCGCACCGTGGCCGGGCACGTGCTCCGCATGCGCCTGTCCGTTCTCGATCGGGTACGCACCGGGGACGTGATCGCCCGGGCTTGCGGCGACACCACGATCGTCAAGACCCTCGTCGCGCAGAGCCTCGGCACCGGCGTCGCCGGGATCGCCGGCCTGATCGCGACCGTGCTGGTGCTCGGCTGGCTGGACCGCTGGCTGCTCGCGCTCGTCGTGCTGCTCTTCAGCGTCGCGGTCGGCAGCCTGCTCGCCGTGGTCAGCCGGCTGCGGGTCGCGTCCCGGATGGCGCAGACCGCGGAGGGCGCGCTCACCGCCGACCTGGAACGCGCGCTCGGCGGTCTGCGCACCGTGCGGGCCTGCCGGGCGGAACCCGTCGAAGCGGCCCGGATCGACCGGGCAGCCGGCCGGGCGTACACCTCCAACCTGCGGATGGCCGGACTCGTCGCGCTCAGCGGCCCCACCAACGACCTGGCGGTGAGCGGCGCGTTCCTGGCCGTGCTGCTGGTCGGCTCCACCCGGGTCGCGGCCGGCGAGACGAGCCTGGGCCGGCTGGTCGCGTTCACGCTCGCGATGACGTACCTGTCCGCGCCGATCTACGAGATCTTCCAGGCGGTCAGCGCGGTCCAGCAGGGCTCCGGCGCGCTGCACCGGATCAACGAGGTGCTGTCCCTGCCGACCGAACGTGATCACCCGGTCGGCATCGTGCCGGTGCAGCGGCACGCCGGCCCGGTGCTGGAGTTCCGCGACGTCTGGTTCGGCTACGACCCGTCACGGCCGGTGCTGCGCGGCATCAGCTTCGCGGTCCCGTCCCGCGGGCACATCGCCCTCGTCGGCCCGTCCGGCGCCGGCAAGTCCACGATCTTCGCGCTGGCCGAACGCTTCTACGAGCCGGACCGGGGCGCGGTGCTGCTCAACGGGCGGGACGTGCGGTTCACGCCGTACGACCGGCACCGCGCCGCCGTCGGCCTGGTCGAACAGGACTGCCCGCTGCTGGCCGGAAGCCTGCGGGAGAACCTGCTCTACGGCGCGGGCCCCGCCGTCTCCGAGTCGGAACTGTCCCGGGTGCTGGCGATGACCGGCCTGACCGGCGTCGTCGCCGCCCTGCCGCGCGGGCTGGACACCCCGGTGGGGGAGCGGGGCAGGCAGCTGTCCGGCGGGCAGCGGCAGCGGGTCGCGATCGCCCGGTGCCTGCTCGCCCGGCCCCGGGTGATCCTGCTCGACGAGCCCACAGCCCACCTGGACGCCGACTCGGAGCGGGCCCTGGCCGTCGCGTTGCGCGAGGTGGCGGCGGTGTGCGCGCTGGTGGTGATCGCCCACCGGTTCTCCACGGTGCGCTCCGCGGACCGGGTGCTGGTGATCGAGGGGGGCGTGGTGGCGGCCGAGGGCACGCATGAGGAGCTGTTGCACGTCGACGAGTACTACCGCCGCCTGGCCGCCCAGCCGCTGCACCCCTGA
- a CDS encoding AMP-binding protein yields the protein MTLLPALTGGDDLADAVATPGDSLSRHELLGWASAIAERISGHEIVAVDAKPGLPTIAAVTGGLLAGVPVVPVPPDAGELERAHILRDSRAALMLSDDHEAAGDSPVPVMAVSDRKRPGSVPPEPEAKRPALVLYTSGTTGPPKGVVISRAALAAGLDALAEAWQWTADDTLVHGLPLYHVHGLVLGVLGPLRLGCRLRHTIKPTPQGYGSTPGTMYFGVPTVWSRIANTPDAARALRPARLLVSGSAPLPVPVFDALRELTGQAPVERYGMTETLITVSARAGGERRAGQVGTPLTGVRTRLVDESGAPLPADGATIGHLQVTGPTLLDGYLRGGGVEPPGLAGGWFPTGDVATIGADGWHRLVGRASTDLIKTGGYRVGAGEVEDALLLHPAVREAAVIGTPHADLGEQVTAFVVADPVTEQELITFVADRLAAHKRPRIVRIVGELPRNGMGKVQKKLLAAM from the coding sequence ATGACGCTGCTGCCCGCACTGACCGGCGGGGACGACCTGGCCGATGCCGTCGCCACCCCCGGCGACTCCCTGTCCCGGCACGAGCTCCTCGGCTGGGCATCCGCGATCGCCGAGCGGATCAGCGGCCACGAGATCGTCGCCGTCGACGCGAAGCCCGGCCTGCCGACGATCGCGGCGGTCACCGGCGGCCTGCTCGCGGGCGTCCCGGTCGTCCCGGTGCCGCCGGACGCGGGCGAGCTCGAGCGCGCGCACATCCTTCGTGACTCCCGGGCGGCGCTGATGCTGTCGGACGATCACGAGGCGGCCGGGGACTCCCCCGTACCAGTGATGGCGGTCAGTGACCGGAAACGGCCCGGCAGCGTGCCGCCGGAGCCGGAAGCGAAGCGACCGGCCCTCGTTCTCTACACCAGTGGAACCACCGGGCCGCCGAAGGGCGTGGTGATCTCACGGGCCGCCCTCGCCGCCGGTCTGGACGCGCTCGCCGAGGCCTGGCAGTGGACCGCGGACGACACGCTCGTGCACGGCCTGCCGCTCTACCACGTGCACGGCCTGGTGCTCGGCGTGCTCGGACCGCTGCGGCTGGGCTGCCGGTTGCGGCACACGATCAAACCCACACCCCAGGGGTACGGGTCGACGCCCGGCACCATGTACTTCGGCGTCCCGACCGTGTGGTCCCGGATCGCGAACACCCCCGACGCGGCTCGCGCGCTCCGGCCGGCGCGACTGCTCGTCTCCGGAAGCGCCCCGCTGCCCGTTCCGGTCTTCGACGCCCTCCGCGAGCTGACCGGACAGGCCCCGGTCGAGCGGTACGGCATGACCGAGACCCTGATCACGGTGAGCGCCCGGGCCGGCGGCGAGCGGCGCGCCGGTCAGGTCGGCACCCCGCTGACCGGCGTCCGCACCCGTCTCGTGGACGAGTCCGGCGCACCGCTACCCGCCGACGGCGCCACCATCGGCCACCTGCAGGTCACCGGTCCGACCCTGCTCGACGGCTACCTGCGCGGCGGCGGTGTCGAGCCGCCCGGGCTGGCCGGCGGCTGGTTCCCGACCGGCGACGTCGCCACGATCGGCGCGGACGGCTGGCACCGCCTCGTCGGACGGGCCTCCACCGATCTGATCAAGACGGGCGGGTACCGGGTCGGCGCCGGCGAGGTCGAGGACGCGCTGCTGCTGCACCCGGCGGTCCGCGAGGCCGCCGTGATCGGCACGCCGCACGCCGACCTGGGTGAGCAGGTGACCGCGTTCGTGGTGGCCGACCCGGTCACCGAGCAGGAACTGATCACGTTCGTGGCGGACCGGCTCGCCGCCCACAAACGGCCGCGGATCGTGCGCATCGTGGGTGAACTACCTCGCAACGGCATGGGCAAGGTACAGAAAAAGCTGCTCGCCGCGATGTGA
- a CDS encoding putative bifunctional diguanylate cyclase/phosphodiesterase → MMRQAVRVLILAAVFFTISTVLGLLGRELGSPPWLLWPSTVGAAATSMLACALASVTGRGPARDFWRRLAYACGWLTAGTLGQTADTLAAGHPVAMSPFTATGYLAAVTVAALALIRLPRPQRTWRATVAMFLDIGIVAVAASLVVSHFFWSTSGPAAGTGAVPVMLVVVLTVACAAVVAVIKVGITRSSAVHRAAIWSLAPIGLLGPAAWAVAPLLQERPFLNPTSVTLPSAAIFFAAAALLQIRANLNPAVREPQPLPADRPGHLGLWRHVSAVPYTAVGITAAMLILTIVRHGNLSPGMAGGSVVLTLLVMVRQYAALSDNNLLLDHLDAQANHDDLTGLPNRRFFTAALTGRTDPVTVAVCDLDGFSTLNDRLGDRAGDALLRAAAERIRVVAGPDAVAARLLGDEFGVLMPLVDGNTGPGLAESLLEAFRIPLRVDGHDLLVTVTVGIASGGGDTVPDLLRRAELALQAAKLTGTNRFRDHSGELDATAAHHAELAAALRRGLDHGEFRLVYQPIVELPTGAITGVEALVRWQPADGPVVSPAEFIPVAEHSGLIIDLGAWILDQACADAAAWHRRHGAGAPRVNINVSARQLLDPDLPGLVADALHRHRLSPDRITIEITETAVFAGGVALGTVRELRELGVGLALDDFGTGHSSLTLLRTCPVTTLKVDKSFIDDLNGTAEQEAIATSLSTIAATLGLRAVAEGVETRDQADRLHALGYRYAQGYYFARPSPAEEIDAALAEMALAS, encoded by the coding sequence ATGATGAGACAGGCCGTCCGCGTCCTCATCCTGGCGGCCGTCTTCTTCACGATCAGCACGGTCCTGGGACTTCTCGGCCGCGAACTGGGCTCGCCGCCGTGGCTGCTCTGGCCCTCCACGGTCGGCGCGGCCGCCACCTCGATGCTGGCCTGCGCGCTCGCGTCGGTCACCGGGCGGGGCCCGGCCCGCGACTTCTGGCGGCGCCTGGCGTACGCCTGTGGCTGGCTCACCGCCGGCACCCTCGGACAGACCGCCGACACGCTGGCGGCCGGCCATCCGGTCGCGATGAGCCCGTTCACCGCCACCGGCTACCTCGCCGCGGTGACCGTCGCCGCGCTGGCCCTGATCCGCCTGCCCCGGCCGCAGCGCACCTGGCGGGCGACCGTCGCCATGTTCCTGGACATCGGCATCGTCGCGGTCGCCGCCAGCCTGGTCGTCTCGCACTTCTTCTGGTCCACCTCGGGACCGGCCGCGGGCACCGGCGCCGTCCCGGTCATGCTGGTCGTCGTGCTGACCGTCGCGTGCGCCGCGGTGGTCGCCGTGATCAAGGTGGGCATCACCCGCAGCTCCGCGGTGCACCGTGCCGCGATCTGGTCACTCGCCCCGATCGGCCTGCTCGGGCCGGCCGCGTGGGCCGTCGCTCCGCTGCTCCAGGAGAGGCCGTTCCTCAACCCGACCTCGGTCACCCTGCCGTCCGCGGCGATCTTCTTCGCCGCCGCCGCCCTGCTGCAGATCCGCGCCAACCTGAACCCGGCCGTCCGGGAACCGCAGCCACTGCCCGCCGACCGGCCCGGTCATCTCGGGCTGTGGCGGCACGTCAGCGCGGTCCCGTACACGGCCGTCGGCATCACCGCCGCCATGCTGATCCTCACCATCGTGCGGCACGGCAACCTGTCACCCGGGATGGCCGGCGGCTCGGTGGTGCTGACCCTGCTCGTCATGGTCCGCCAGTACGCCGCCCTCTCCGACAACAACCTGCTGCTCGACCACCTCGACGCGCAGGCGAACCACGACGACCTGACCGGGCTGCCGAACCGGCGGTTCTTCACCGCCGCGCTGACCGGCCGGACCGACCCGGTCACCGTGGCGGTCTGCGACCTGGACGGGTTCTCCACCCTCAACGACCGGCTCGGCGACCGCGCCGGTGACGCGCTGCTGCGTGCCGCCGCCGAGCGGATCCGGGTCGTCGCCGGACCGGACGCCGTGGCCGCCCGGCTGCTCGGCGACGAGTTCGGCGTCCTGATGCCGCTCGTCGACGGCAACACCGGTCCCGGCCTGGCGGAGTCGCTGCTGGAGGCATTCCGGATCCCGCTGCGGGTGGACGGGCACGACCTGCTCGTCACCGTCACGGTCGGCATCGCGTCGGGCGGCGGTGACACGGTGCCCGACCTGCTGCGCCGTGCCGAGCTCGCGCTGCAGGCCGCCAAGCTGACCGGCACCAACCGGTTCCGTGATCACAGCGGCGAGCTGGACGCCACCGCGGCGCACCACGCCGAACTGGCCGCCGCCCTGCGCCGCGGCCTCGACCACGGTGAGTTCCGCCTGGTCTACCAGCCGATCGTCGAGCTGCCGACCGGCGCCATCACCGGCGTGGAGGCGCTCGTCCGCTGGCAGCCCGCCGACGGCCCGGTGGTCTCGCCCGCCGAGTTCATCCCGGTCGCCGAGCACAGCGGCCTGATCATCGACCTGGGCGCCTGGATCCTCGACCAGGCCTGCGCGGACGCCGCCGCCTGGCACCGCCGGCACGGCGCCGGCGCGCCCCGCGTCAACATCAACGTCTCGGCCCGCCAGCTGCTCGACCCGGACCTGCCCGGCCTGGTCGCTGACGCGCTGCACCGGCACCGGCTGTCCCCCGACCGGATCACCATCGAGATCACCGAGACCGCCGTCTTCGCCGGCGGCGTGGCGCTGGGCACGGTGCGTGAACTGCGCGAGCTGGGCGTCGGTCTGGCTCTCGACGATTTCGGTACGGGACACAGCTCCCTGACGTTGCTCCGGACCTGCCCCGTCACCACCCTGAAGGTGGACAAGTCCTTCATCGACGACCTCAACGGCACCGCCGAACAGGAGGCGATCGCCACCTCGCTGAGCACGATCGCGGCGACGCTGGGACTGCGCGCGGTCGCGGAGGGCGTGGAGACCCGTGATCAGGCGGACCGGCTGCACGCCCTGGGGTACCGGTACGCCCAGGGGTATTACTTCGCGCGCCCGTCCCCGGCCGAGGAGATCGACGCGGCGCTGGCGGAGATGGCGCTGGCGAGTTAG